The nucleotide sequence GATCTCGTTACAGGGAGTGTTCGGAACCGCTCGATTAATGACCATCGAGGGGCATAAGAATGCTGGAATTTTTTGGCTCAGGACGGTCTTGTTATGCGTTGATCCGTAGTGTTCGTTGAAATTGTAGGTATTGTACAGGTTTGCTTGTTCGATATACGGTAGAATCAACGCGAATCCGCTTGCACCCACTCCGGATGTACCTGCGTTTGTATCCTCGATTCCCCCAGCCGGAAAAACCGAAAAGGTGCTTTCGTAGTTATGCAGGGCAAGGCCTAACTGTTTAAGGTTATTCTTGCACTGAGTTCTGCGAGCTGCCTCGCGCGCTTGCTGGACGGCCGGCAGCAGGAGAGCAATCAAAACGGCAATGATCGAGATGACAACCAGCAGCTCGATTAAGGTAAATCCGCGAACGGGTCGACGCGCTTTCTCAGAACGTCTCAGCATGACGATACTCCAGCGAAACCATGGAAGCTGAACCACCACCCGACAGTCGAGTGTTAGTACAAGGCACAGTGCTCGCTGGCTGAAAAGCTGGCTGGCATGCAGCAGAAGCGACTCCAGTCCGCGTCAGTGGCGGACGGAGGGCAACTCGGTTGAGACGATCAGTCCCTTTGCAACGCATCCGGTCAGAGTAGCTGACGCGGAGGCTGTCTTGAGGCTGAGACTGAGTCTCAGTGTCATGAGGATACCAGCCACGCGAATAGATGCAACCGCATTTCATTATTTCTTCAGGATTCGGGAGACGCTTTGTCGCTTGCGCGAGCACCGTCGGTTCACTCTGGTTGTCCGGCGAGGAGCGGGGCCGCCGGTAGACATCGTCTTGCTGGCTGGGTCAGCCGGTGGTTCCGAATGGACTCTGCAAGAGTGAAATCGTGATCCGTAGATCAGCCACCTTTGTGCTGACAGTGTTAAAACTCTCCGACGATTTCGCCGCCCGCGCGAGTGGAAAGATGTTTCAGCACTTCCATGTCGATATTCTCGCTCAGGAAGCGGACGCTGCCGTCGACGAGGGCTACGTGAGCTCCCCCCGTATGCTGACTGCCGAACGCGTTGAGTCGCTGAATGGACTCCAGCGATGCATCGAATGTGGCAGCACTGCTGATGCTGCCGGGGCGGTTCGTGAAGTCGAACGGGATGCGGTAATTGACCGGCGCAAAACTGCTGAGTGTGACGTCTGTCAAACCGAGTTGCCCGCCTGAGGGTGCCCAGAATCCCCAGCCGTTCATGGGGTTCGTCGCGAAGCCATTGGCGAAGAACGAGTCGTAGTTTCGATCCGCATGACTCCGTTCCCCCAGCAGCAGGGTGCTCGACGTGCCATCGGTCGCATCCCGGATCCGCACCACTTCGTGCTGGACAGTCATCGGCGTGGTAATCAATGGGCCGCATCCCGCGAACATGCCGTCTCCCCGGGTTGCGGCCGGGGGATGTGACTGAGTTCCCCCGTTTCCACCGTAACTCGTCAGGGCATAGCGCGAACCACTTGGCTTGGTGTACGGGTTCTGGCTGATGGTGGCGGAAGGACACACAAGTACGGGAAGGACAACCGCCGTGTTTTCCTCGGCCTCGTTTTCAAGAGGATTCGCAAAGTTCCAGTCGTTATAGAGCGGTGCCTGATCAAAGTAGGGAAGAAGCTGGACGAACATCGACCAGCCTCGCACGCGAGGTTGCGATGAGAACGGGATTCGGATCTGGCCCGGCGGAAAGCAGAGGTGGGAACTTTCATAGTTGTGGATGGCCAGCCCGATCTGCTTCAACTGATTCTTGCATTGAGCCCGCCGCGCTGCTTCTCGCGCCTGCTGGACCGCAGGGAGTAACAGGGCAATCAGGACCGCGATAATTGCGATCACGACCAGCAGCTCGATCAGTGTGAAAGCACGACGGGGGGACGAGTTCACCGGGTTTCCTTGATTCTTGCGACCTGAATTGCGTGCAGAAACTGCGTTCGTGTTCGCGACCGTTGTCTAGAAGCTCTCTGGGTCGAATCTCGAGGCGATTCGCCGGTCCCCTTGAAACAAGGGGAGAGGGGTGACTCGTTCGAGGGCAGGCCAGTGCGATTGCGTCTGGGCCTTACTTGGCAAGATCGAGCTGATCGGCATCGTTGACCTTGATGTAGACGCGGTCTTCTTCGATGACCACTTCGCCCTGGACGCGAATGGACTTGCCACGGTAGTACTCCGCCGGCAAATCGACCTGACGCTTTTGCTTCAGGTCGTTGATGCCACGCTCCGAGATGGCGATCCCCAGGTTGGTCTCGTTACGGAAATTGTCGGTGGAGTCGAGATAGGCGGTCTTCCGTTTCTCGGAGTACTTCGCCCCCTTGACTTCAAACACGACCGCAACCCTCTTCCCAGCATACTGGCGTGCTGCTTCCGGCTTAATCAGCGGCAAAGTCTCTTCGGCACCCTCAGCCCACGTTCCCAGAACCAATAAAGACAGCAAAAGGACACCCGCCCAAGCTCGCATGGTGATTCTCCCAAAAGGCATTATAGTGACATACAAAGACAGTATCCTGCCCAAAAGGTTTTAAGGCAATGGGGTCGTCCAGCGCCGATTCGATGAGGGCTTGGTAAGGTCGTGACATTACGGCCGGGCTCTTCCACGTGACCACTGTTCGCCCGCATCTGACTCGAAGCGACGATTCACGCGCTGCGTGACAACGTGAACGAGTCAGCGGACGCACCGCACGGGAAGGTCGGGGCGCAGGGGCAGGAGGCGCGGAGTTCGTTCAATCCGTACCGCAACGGGACGGAGAAGAGAAGCTCAGAGGATCAACATCGCGTCGCCATAACTGAAGAAGCGGTATCTCTCGGCAATCGCGACCCGGTAAGCTTCCATGACGAAATCGAATCCCCCGAAGGCGGCGATCAGCATCAGCAGGGTCGATTTGGGTAAGTGGAAATTCGTCAGCAACACGTCGGTCGAGAAGAACGTGTAGGGAGGGCGAATAAACAGATTCGTTTCTCCGCGCCATTCGTGAAACGCGGGTGGATGCTCTGGTCCTCTCGCATGGCAGGCCGATTCGAGTGTCCGCAGGCTGGTCGTCCCCACAGTCACGATGCGGCCCCCGTCGGCCCGGACGCTGGTGAGTCGCTCTGCCGTACTTGCAGGGAGTTCGCACCATTCGGAGTGCATCCGATGTTCTGCCAGGTTTTCGACCGAGACCGGACGGAATGTTCCGATACCGACGTGCAGTGTGACTTCTGCACGGCGAATCCCCTTTTGCTGACAGCGATCCAGGAGTTCCGGGGTGAAGTGAAGTCCGGCCGTGGGTGCGGCGACAGAACCGAGATGCTGAGCAAACGTCGTCTGGTAACGTTCCCAGTCCGCCTCGGTGGCGACCTTGCGATCCATGTACGGGGGGAGTGGAACAGTGCCGAAACGTGGCAGCGATTCGATGGCACAGCCTGTTGACGCTTCGAACTGGCAGACACCGTCCGCTTCTTTCTCGATCAGCTTCAGCAGCAGCTTTTCGCCCACGGGATTGGTGATCGTGACTGTTTCACCCGTTCTCAGGTAGCCGCGTGTCTGACCAATCAGTCGCCACAGCCCATTGGCCGTTGAGCCCAGATAGAGACCTTCCCACTTTCCCCCTGTCGCCGTCCGCATGCCGAACAGTCGGGCCGGAAGGACGCGGGTATTGTTCAGTACCAGAGCATCGCCGGTCGTCAGCAGTTCGGGCAGGTCCCGGATCGTCCGATGATCAATGGAGCCTTTACGACGGTCAAGCACCATCAAGCGGGATGCATCGCGCGATTCCAGCGGGACTTTCGCGATCAATTCCTCGGGCAAAGGATAGTCGTATGAGGAAAGTTGATCTTCGCGAGACATCAGACTGTTTTCTTCGGCAACGAGGAGAAGTCGATCAGGGGACGGCAGCTCAGTGTTGTCTGTGCCACCCGGCGTGCCACAGACGAGGTTCTCTCTTCGAGAGGCACTCATCGTGATGCAGGCCTTCGCACCAAGGTTAGGTGCTTTGGTCCGAAGAAGCCAGACGGCCGGAGACTGATTGCAGAACGGTTCTGACCAGATTGATCCGCGATCGACGAGGCGGTTCATCCGCACAGACAAATCGGACAGGCCAGTTCCGGCGTTTCGATTTCGCTGAGCTTCAGTCCGTCTGCCGGGACAGCAGCTTGTTTCACACCGCAGAGATAACACCGCAGAGATAACACAGCAGCGATTACGCCGCAGAGATCTGGGCTCCCTTGGCACAGCGCGGCAGATGGACACGGAACGTGCTCCCCAGTCCTCGTCCTTCGCTGGTGGCTTCGATGCGTCCCCCGTGGTCCCTGACAATGCGATGCGTGATCGAAAGGCCCAGGCCGGTCCCTTTTCCGTTCGACTTTTCGGTGAAGAAGGGTTCGTAAAGATTCGCGATCATCTCGGCGGTCATCCCGCATCCCTGATCGGCGATGGACAGTACTACCTCATCGACCAGTTCGACAATTTCAATTGTCATCGTTCCCGAACCTTCCATGGCTTCGAGGCCGTTGGCAATCAGGTTCAGTACGACCTGTTTCATTTCGGCGGGATTGATATCCAGCAGGTGCGACTTGCCGCGATCGAAGTTGATGACGTAGTTGTCGAACTTGCTCATGTGCGACACCATGTCCAGAACTTCATTGACGATTTTGGTCAGGTCCTGCCGCGACTTCGGTCCATTGGTGCCGCGGGCGAAATCGAGGACGCGTGACGTAATCTGCTGACAGCGCGTCGATTCCCGTTCGATCATCCCGAGATAGGTCGAGAGTAATTCACGATCCTCGGGGGGCATCTGGCCTCCCAGGGAGCCGTCACGGATGCGATCCGTCAACGATTCTGCCGCAGCTCCGATCGCCTGCAGCGGGTTGTTAATTTCGTGCGAGATGCCCGAGGCGAAGAAGCCGATCCCGGCCAGACGCTCGTTCCGCAGAATCTGGCGACTGCGCTGTTCCACTTCCAGAGCCAGTTTGTCCTTATCCGTCTGGAAGCGATCCGTCATCTTGTTAAACATTTCGGCCAGTTCGACCATCTCGTCCTTGCCGCGCAGCTTCAGGCGATAGGAATAATCGCCATTGGCGACGCGGGAAGCGGCCTCGTGCAGTTTCCGGATCGGAATCAGAATCCAGCGATAGCAGAAGTAGATCAGGCTGAAGAACAACGCGAGGACGATCGCCGTCGGGCAACCGATCAGCCAGAAACGCCAGGTAAGCTCATTTTGAGAGGCTCGAATGGTTTTTTCGATGCCGCTTTCCAGGTCGGGGATCTGGAGTGCCAGTGACTGAAGATCCATCACGGTCAGCAGCAGTTGCTGGTGGAGACGCGAATCCGGGTTGTCCACGGACTGGCTGTTCTTTTCGAGGTAGATCAACTTGTCATTGATCTGGTAAAGCGTGGGCTGAGTGAAAAAGTTCCGGATGCGGGCATCCGACTTGGAAAGATCCGAACAGCGTCGATAGAACTCTTTGTATTCCTCACGAGCCTTATGCCGTCGTTCCTCCCACAGGGGACCGTTGAAAGTTTCGACAACGGTATAGACTCCAGGCCGCATCGGGATCTGAAGCGGATTGACTCGCTCGGGCAGGCGAATGATCAGCGGTTCGGCCAGACCTTGCAGTGCGGCCGCCAGAGCCGTCTGTTGCGGTTCTTTTTCGCGGGAAAACTGCAAGTCGTCAACGAGACTCCAGTACGCATACAGTGCCGACAGACCTGCCACGGACAGGAAGAGAAGCATGGCGAATACGAGCGACAGCACGATCACCAGTTTGCGTCGAATAGAGCGCGTCAGAAACACTCGACTTCCTTGTCAGCAACCCAACAGCTCAAGACCGGCCATAGGCAGTGCGGAACCCCTCCTCTCAAGCGATGAGTGAAGTTAGCTTGATTCGGTGAATGTCTCAATATCGGTCACACAGTATTCCCCCTGATTCTCTGGAGGAATCCCGTTCTGGCGGGTAGCCTGTGTCGGTCCCTCTTTTTGAACGGATGTAGATTTGCTGCAAAGCAGGAGTGCAGGTAATGCTAATTCGATGGATCGTGGCTGGTCTGGCCCTCTGCTGTCTGGGGATGAATCTGGTTGCGGCCGCGGAGCCTCGCAAGATCGGCTCGGTCGAAGGGTTGACAGAATATCAGCTCGACAACGGCCTGCGAGTGGTCATCTTTCCCGAGCCGTCCAATGACAAGATCACCGTCAACATGACGGTCCTTGTCGGTTCACGGCACGAAGGATACGGCGAAGCGGGGATGGCTCACCTGCTGGAGCACATGCTGTTCAAGCCGACCAGCAAGCACCCGCGACCGGATCAGGATCTGCAGTCGCGCGGCGCCGACTACAATGGAACGACGTGGTTCGATCGGACGAACTACTACGAGACACTTCCTGCGGGTGACGACAATCTCGAATGGGCGATCGAATATGAAGCCGATCGACTGATCAATTGCCCGATCAACGCGGCGGATCTGACCAGCGAAATGACCGTGGTGCGGAATGAGTTCGAGATGGGGGAAAACAGCCCCAAGTCGATTCTGGAACAACGCGTCTTCGCGTCTGCCTTTGAGTGGCACAACTACGGTAAATCGACGATCGGTAATCGGGCAGATATCGAGCGGGTTCCCGTCGATAATCTCCGAGCCTTCTATAAGAAATACTATCGCCCGGATAACGTCATCCTGTTTATCGGTGGTCGCCTGGACGAAGCCAAAACGCTGGAACTCGTGCAGAAGCACTTCGGTCCGATCGAGCGTCCTGCGGAACCGATTCGTGCCACCTATACTGAAGAACCGGCTCAGGATGGAGAACGCCTCGTCACGCTGCGGCGTGTGGGAAATGTTGCTGTCGTGGGGGTCGCCTATCACATTCCTGCTGCCGCCGATGCCGAGTTCCCCGCAGTCGCACTGCTGGAGGCGATCCTTACCGCTGATAAAACAGGTCGTCTCTACAAGGCCCTTGTCGAACGTCGCCGTGCGGCCAAGGTTCAGGGGATGGCCTATGCTCTGCACGATCCCGGTGCGATCTTCATTTCGGCCGAAGTGGCTCAGGGGAACGAACCTGACAGCGTCGCCGAAGACATGCTCGAGGCGATCAATGAAGTCGTGAAAGATGGAATCACGGAAGTCGAACTGGTACGGGCGAAACGGCAGTTCCGCAAGTATCTCGACCAGCTCGCCGCAGAGACACCGAAATTGCTCATCGAACTGGCCGAGTCGGCTGCCGCCGGTGACTGGCGACTGTTCTTCCTTAACCGGGATCGGCTTGAGGATGTCACCGTCGACGATGTGAATCGAGTCGCGCGGAAGTACCTGGTGCCGAACAACCGGACGGTAGGGATGTATATCCCCAGCCAGCAGCCACAGCGGACTCCGATTGCCGCTGTGCCCGACGTCAGGAAACTGGTCGAAAACTACAAGGGCCGATCCGATTTCTCGACCGGCGAGGCTTTTGATCCTTCTCCCGCCGCGATCGAAGCCCGCGTGAAGCGGTCGCAGATCGAAGGGGTGAAAGTGGCCCTGCTGTCTAAAAAGAATCGCGGGGGAACCGTCTCGCTGCAGTTACGACTTCGATACGGTTCGGCAAAGTCGTTGTTCGGGAAAGCCCCCGTCTGCGACGTTCTGCCGAGTCTGATGGCCCGGGCGACACGCCACCTGAACAGTGAGCAACTGGCTGACAAGCTGGACGAATTGCAGAGTACGCTGCATGCGTCCGGTGGACCCGGCGAGGCGGCCTTCGTCATTCAGTCGAAACGCGAACACCTGAGCGAAGTGATTGATGTCTTGCGACAGATTCTGCGCGAGCCCGCTTTTCCCCAGGATGAACTGGACATTCTGAAGCAGCGCCGTGCTGCCGAACTGGAAGAACAAATGACGCAGCCGCAGGCGCTGGCCCCCCGGGCGGTCTCGCAGAAGCTGAATTCCTATCCGGTCGGTGACGTGCGGTATCAACCCAATCTGTCAGACGAACTGAAACAGATTCAGGGATTGGAACTGGCCAGCCTGAAGAAACTTTACGAAGACTTTCTGTCGGCCCAGGCGGGTGAACTGGCGATCGTCGGTGACTTTGACGAGGCTGAGACAGTTGCCGCCCTGCAGAACGCTTTGAAAGACTGGAAGTCGAAGAGCCCCTACGAGCGAATCAGCCGGTCTGCCGAGAATCCCCCCAAGCCAGAAACGATTCGCATTGAAACCCCGGACAAGGCCAATGCGATGTACTTCGCAGGCCTGCTGCTGGCACTGCGGGACGATCATCCCGACTATCCTGCTCTGGTGGTCGGCAACGAGATCCTCGGTGGCAGCGGCTTCGCATCACGTCTGATGGGCCGCATCCGTGAGAAGGAAGGACTCTCGTACGGCGTGGGTTCGTCATTCCGCTCGAACTCGCTCGACCCCCGTTCGACATTCTCGATCTACGCAATCTGCAATCCGGAGAATGTCGAGAAGGTGGTGGCACTCGCCAAAGAAGAGATTGAAATTCTGCTGAAAGAGGGGCTCAAAGAAGAAGAGCTCGCGGAATCGCAGCAGGGCTGGATCAAGGGTCAGGAAGCCGACCGGGGTGAAGACGGCAAACTAGCGTCGATCCTGGCCAATGCGCTGTTCGTCGGAAGAACTTTGGAGTACCAGGCCAAGTTGGAATCCCGCGTCAGCCAACTCACCGCCGATGCGGTCGTCGCAGCACTCCGTCGGCATGTGAATCCCGAACAGCTCGTCAACGCCATCGCCGGCGACTTCCCCGAGAAGCCCGCTAACGAGAGCAAACAGAAGTAGTCCGGGACCAGCCCGGGACCGAACTTCGACCCGACAGAGAAAGTTTCCTCGCCCCTGCTTTCCTCGACCGCGAGTTGGTGGAGGCAGGGGTGATCGCTTTAATTCGGTCGCCGCACGAGCTATTCGACGCTCGTTCGCAGTGCCTGATGGTTGACGTGGATGCTCTGGCTCAACCGAACTCTGTCGCAACGGGTCAGGACTCAAGTAACGCCTTCGTGGCGAGCAGTTCTCGAGAGAATCCTTCGATCAGATTCGGCTTGCCCCCGTCCGGCAGAACTTCCCAGGTGTAGGTTTCCACCTCGAGGTGCGGGGCGTAGTCGAGTTCCGGGATGATCGACAGGGCCGTCTTCAGTTCATTACGGGTCGTTCCCAGCGGACCGAGTTGTTCCGCGTCGACGGGGACGTGAAAGTGGACTCGCCACATCTCCGCGTCTCGAAATTCCGGACTTGGCTGCTGCGTCATCTGCTCATCCAGATCGACGTACCTGGCGATCGATCCGCTGGACGTCCGGGCGAAGGTCTGATGGAGATAACGGGGCTCGACATACCGCGAAAGGGCGACGAGCGCCTCGGGGTTGCTCGCCGGGTTAAGCACTTCGACAGCACACGTGATGTGCAGTTTATTGATGCGGATCCCCGCCGCGGTCAGCGCGCGGATCGACGCGGCGATGTCTTCAAATTCGACGGCCTGATGGCAGACGTCGTAGCAGACACCCAGATGTTTTTCGACGACTTCGAGTGCTCCAGAGTCCGCCGCACGGCTGCGGAGCCGGTCAAAAAACTCAATCGTCTCGCTGGTCGTTTCGAGGACGCAGAATGGTTCTGGTTCGATGGCCAGACGAATCATGCCTCCGGTTTCGCTCCAGACCCGGTTCAGACTGTGTGCGAGTTCGATGAGCTGGTCGGCACAACGGTCTGCGAAGTCTGCCGGGTGCTCGAACGGTTTGAATCCAAGCGGAACGGTCGAGATGCTCCCCTCGACCCCCCGGGGCAGCAGTGCGGCCAGCAGTCGGGCACAACCAACCGTGTACTCCAGTCGATCCGGTTGCGTCCAGTCGGGCAGGTAGACGTTTTCCTTGACTCGGGCAGAGTGAAAATCGCCATACGGAAAGGCATTGAGCGTGTAGCAACTGAGGCCCCGCAGATGCAGCCGTTCGGCGAACTTCTTCGCTTCGTCCGGCGATGCATTCAGCTCGCGGATGACGCTCGCGGCCAGCCAGAGACCTGCCGCGAGGTCCGAGCCATAGTTCTCCCGGATGGGCAGAGTGAACTGGTCGAGTCCATCTTCGACTTCCGCAACGGTCCGACCGGGATGGACGTTGGTGCAATAGCTCAGCGGCAGCGTACTGATTGTCATCGTAGTGAGATCAGGGGAAGTGCCAGCCGGCCCGTCCCTGCTTCCTCAGGAGTACGATTCAACAGCGTGGCGGGCGATGACCCGCCACGTGGTGTTGAATTCAAGGGGCTTTACTTCTTACGAAAGTAATCTCCCACCATCCAGTCAACAAGCAACTTCAGTTCCTTGTCGCTGATCTTCCCTTCAAAGCCGGGCATCAGGTTTCGCTCGGAACCGTAGAACCCGTCATGGGCAGGGTTCTTGATGAACTCGGTGAGCCAGACCTTGCCGGCGTAGCCTGTCAGAGTCGGATATCCGGGACCGGCCCCTTCACCGACGGAGGCGAGCGTGTGACAGTCCGCACAGTTCGAGGTGAACGAACCGTTCGCGAGTTGACCCGACTTGAAGATTGCCTTTCCGGCTTCGACCAGCGCGGGGTCGAATGGCTGCAGTTCTTCCCGGCCCCCTTCCGCAACCAGAAATTCGACCAGACTCTTCAGGGAGTCGGCGTTCTCGGGTTTCTTCAGTGTCTCGGCATTATCCTTGACCCATTCGGCCATTTCGCCCTGGAGGAATCGTTCGCCCCGTTCACCCGAGTTCTTCAAGGGGGCAAATGTGGTGTGGTAGTCGGTGAGGACCTTCGTGATCCAGTTGCGTGAACCGAACTCACCCAGGTCTGCTGCGGTGGCCAGTTCCTCGACCTGCTTCTTTTCACCGTTCTCTTCGACTTCGCGCATCGGAACCTGATCGAGCCCATTGTGTCCGTTGTAGCGATGGCAACTGGCACAGTGGCGAGCGAACAGCTTCGGTCCCTGGATCAGGGCATCTTCCTTCAGGAGACTCAGGGCTCCCGTCGAAGGAATCCCGAATTCCCGGGCCAGCTCGACCGCGCGATGGCCCTCGAATTCGGCCATATGGACGGCTGCCTGATAGTTCTTGTCAGCGCTGTCTTCCTTCAGTGCGATGGCGGTCAGGAACGCCGCTCCGGCAAGAAGTGCGAAGGTAAAGGCGATGTTGAACCGGTGGCCCAGTTTCCATTTACCGATGAAGGGCATCAAAGCGATGACGCCCATGATCGCTCCGGGGACGTAGAGCGCTCCGAAGACCAGCCCGAGTTTGTCGACTTCTTCAAACTTCAGGAACCGGAACAGGAACAGGAAGTACCATTCGGGACGGGCTGCCGAATAGGCTTCGGAAGCGTCCGCAGGCCCCGTCAATTCTGCACCCTTCCAGACGGTGAAGAAGAGGATCGTCGCCAGCACTCCCAGACAGGCCACGGCGTCCATCAGAACCTGATCAGGCCAGAACTTGCCAATCGGCTTTTTCTGATCGGCTTCGGAAACCGTGATGCCATGTCGGCGGAAAACGTAGATGTGCAGAGCAAGGAATCCGACCAGCAATGCGGGCAGGACACCTGCGTGCAGAGCGAAGAAGCGGGTCAGTGTGTGATGGCCGTACGTCGTTCCCCCCTGAGCGATCTGCTGCAGTTGAGGGCCGATGACGGGGGTTACGCCGACGATGTTGGTGGCGACCTTCGTGGCGTAATAGCCCTTCTGGTCCCATGGCAGCAGGTATCCGGTCAGCGAAAGACCCAGCACAATCTGCAGCAGGACCAGTCCCAGCCAGAAGTTAACTTCCCGCGGAGCCCGGTAGGCCCCTGCAATGAC is from Schlesneria sp. DSM 10557 and encodes:
- a CDS encoding DUF1559 domain-containing protein — its product is MNSSPRRAFTLIELLVVIAIIAVLIALLLPAVQQAREAARRAQCKNQLKQIGLAIHNYESSHLCFPPGQIRIPFSSQPRVRGWSMFVQLLPYFDQAPLYNDWNFANPLENEAEENTAVVLPVLVCPSATISQNPYTKPSGSRYALTSYGGNGGTQSHPPAATRGDGMFAGCGPLITTPMTVQHEVVRIRDATDGTSSTLLLGERSHADRNYDSFFANGFATNPMNGWGFWAPSGGQLGLTDVTLSSFAPVNYRIPFDFTNRPGSISSAATFDASLESIQRLNAFGSQHTGGAHVALVDGSVRFLSENIDMEVLKHLSTRAGGEIVGEF
- the queA gene encoding tRNA preQ1(34) S-adenosylmethionine ribosyltransferase-isomerase QueA, with product MSREDQLSSYDYPLPEELIAKVPLESRDASRLMVLDRRKGSIDHRTIRDLPELLTTGDALVLNNTRVLPARLFGMRTATGGKWEGLYLGSTANGLWRLIGQTRGYLRTGETVTITNPVGEKLLLKLIEKEADGVCQFEASTGCAIESLPRFGTVPLPPYMDRKVATEADWERYQTTFAQHLGSVAAPTAGLHFTPELLDRCQQKGIRRAEVTLHVGIGTFRPVSVENLAEHRMHSEWCELPASTAERLTSVRADGGRIVTVGTTSLRTLESACHARGPEHPPAFHEWRGETNLFIRPPYTFFSTDVLLTNFHLPKSTLLMLIAAFGGFDFVMEAYRVAIAERYRFFSYGDAMLIL
- a CDS encoding PAS domain-containing sensor histidine kinase, which translates into the protein MFLTRSIRRKLVIVLSLVFAMLLFLSVAGLSALYAYWSLVDDLQFSREKEPQQTALAAALQGLAEPLIIRLPERVNPLQIPMRPGVYTVVETFNGPLWEERRHKAREEYKEFYRRCSDLSKSDARIRNFFTQPTLYQINDKLIYLEKNSQSVDNPDSRLHQQLLLTVMDLQSLALQIPDLESGIEKTIRASQNELTWRFWLIGCPTAIVLALFFSLIYFCYRWILIPIRKLHEAASRVANGDYSYRLKLRGKDEMVELAEMFNKMTDRFQTDKDKLALEVEQRSRQILRNERLAGIGFFASGISHEINNPLQAIGAAAESLTDRIRDGSLGGQMPPEDRELLSTYLGMIERESTRCQQITSRVLDFARGTNGPKSRQDLTKIVNEVLDMVSHMSKFDNYVINFDRGKSHLLDINPAEMKQVVLNLIANGLEAMEGSGTMTIEIVELVDEVVLSIADQGCGMTAEMIANLYEPFFTEKSNGKGTGLGLSITHRIVRDHGGRIEATSEGRGLGSTFRVHLPRCAKGAQISAA
- a CDS encoding M16 family metallopeptidase encodes the protein MLIRWIVAGLALCCLGMNLVAAAEPRKIGSVEGLTEYQLDNGLRVVIFPEPSNDKITVNMTVLVGSRHEGYGEAGMAHLLEHMLFKPTSKHPRPDQDLQSRGADYNGTTWFDRTNYYETLPAGDDNLEWAIEYEADRLINCPINAADLTSEMTVVRNEFEMGENSPKSILEQRVFASAFEWHNYGKSTIGNRADIERVPVDNLRAFYKKYYRPDNVILFIGGRLDEAKTLELVQKHFGPIERPAEPIRATYTEEPAQDGERLVTLRRVGNVAVVGVAYHIPAAADAEFPAVALLEAILTADKTGRLYKALVERRRAAKVQGMAYALHDPGAIFISAEVAQGNEPDSVAEDMLEAINEVVKDGITEVELVRAKRQFRKYLDQLAAETPKLLIELAESAAAGDWRLFFLNRDRLEDVTVDDVNRVARKYLVPNNRTVGMYIPSQQPQRTPIAAVPDVRKLVENYKGRSDFSTGEAFDPSPAAIEARVKRSQIEGVKVALLSKKNRGGTVSLQLRLRYGSAKSLFGKAPVCDVLPSLMARATRHLNSEQLADKLDELQSTLHASGGPGEAAFVIQSKREHLSEVIDVLRQILREPAFPQDELDILKQRRAAELEEQMTQPQALAPRAVSQKLNSYPVGDVRYQPNLSDELKQIQGLELASLKKLYEDFLSAQAGELAIVGDFDEAETVAALQNALKDWKSKSPYERISRSAENPPKPETIRIETPDKANAMYFAGLLLALRDDHPDYPALVVGNEILGGSGFASRLMGRIREKEGLSYGVGSSFRSNSLDPRSTFSIYAICNPENVEKVVALAKEEIEILLKEGLKEEELAESQQGWIKGQEADRGEDGKLASILANALFVGRTLEYQAKLESRVSQLTADAVVAALRRHVNPEQLVNAIAGDFPEKPANESKQK
- the eboE gene encoding metabolite traffic protein EboE; protein product: MTISTLPLSYCTNVHPGRTVAEVEDGLDQFTLPIRENYGSDLAAGLWLAASVIRELNASPDEAKKFAERLHLRGLSCYTLNAFPYGDFHSARVKENVYLPDWTQPDRLEYTVGCARLLAALLPRGVEGSISTVPLGFKPFEHPADFADRCADQLIELAHSLNRVWSETGGMIRLAIEPEPFCVLETTSETIEFFDRLRSRAADSGALEVVEKHLGVCYDVCHQAVEFEDIAASIRALTAAGIRINKLHITCAVEVLNPASNPEALVALSRYVEPRYLHQTFARTSSGSIARYVDLDEQMTQQPSPEFRDAEMWRVHFHVPVDAEQLGPLGTTRNELKTALSIIPELDYAPHLEVETYTWEVLPDGGKPNLIEGFSRELLATKALLES
- a CDS encoding cytochrome b N-terminal domain-containing protein, whose amino-acid sequence is MNSLLDWLDVRTGYKALVHEALNEPIPGGAKWKYVWGSTLTFVFAVQVITGFFLWSAYSPSTLTAWESVYYIQHVMSFGWLVRGIHHFAAQAMMVLLGLHFMQVVIAGAYRAPREVNFWLGLVLLQIVLGLSLTGYLLPWDQKGYYATKVATNIVGVTPVIGPQLQQIAQGGTTYGHHTLTRFFALHAGVLPALLVGFLALHIYVFRRHGITVSEADQKKPIGKFWPDQVLMDAVACLGVLATILFFTVWKGAELTGPADASEAYSAARPEWYFLFLFRFLKFEEVDKLGLVFGALYVPGAIMGVIALMPFIGKWKLGHRFNIAFTFALLAGAAFLTAIALKEDSADKNYQAAVHMAEFEGHRAVELAREFGIPSTGALSLLKEDALIQGPKLFARHCASCHRYNGHNGLDQVPMREVEENGEKKQVEELATAADLGEFGSRNWITKVLTDYHTTFAPLKNSGERGERFLQGEMAEWVKDNAETLKKPENADSLKSLVEFLVAEGGREELQPFDPALVEAGKAIFKSGQLANGSFTSNCADCHTLASVGEGAGPGYPTLTGYAGKVWLTEFIKNPAHDGFYGSERNLMPGFEGKISDKELKLLVDWMVGDYFRKK